In Veillonellales bacterium, a single window of DNA contains:
- the urtB gene encoding urea ABC transporter permease subunit UrtB, with protein sequence MDTYIIQIFNGISVSSIFILAALGLGITFGLMKVINMAHGEFIMIGAYVTYLLQNLFLTHVDKSIFDLYFFLAIPAAFLIAGVMGLILEMTVIRHLYGRPLDSMLATWGVSLVLQQLARSIFGAPNVDVRSPAWLNGGWIVSQGLQFPYKRLFIIALVVVCMAAVFWLLYKTATGRRIRAVMQNRNMAASLGINTRKIDAYTFAIGSGMAGVAGCALTLIGSIGPALGTAYIVDTFMVVVLGGVGTLWGIVAGGLVIGTSNTTFEFFTNTSLGKVLVFTLVILFLQWKPKGLFTINSRSLDDQV encoded by the coding sequence ATGGATACCTATATCATTCAGATTTTTAACGGGATCAGCGTGAGTTCCATATTTATTCTGGCGGCCTTGGGACTTGGCATTACCTTCGGGCTGATGAAAGTGATTAATATGGCTCATGGCGAGTTTATTATGATTGGCGCGTATGTTACTTATTTGCTGCAAAATTTATTTCTTACCCATGTGGATAAAAGTATTTTCGATCTTTATTTCTTTTTGGCGATTCCGGCTGCATTCCTGATTGCCGGAGTGATGGGACTTATTCTGGAAATGACAGTAATACGGCATCTTTATGGAAGACCGTTGGATAGTATGTTGGCGACCTGGGGAGTCAGTCTGGTGCTGCAGCAGCTGGCGAGAAGCATTTTCGGCGCTCCCAATGTGGATGTGAGAAGTCCGGCCTGGCTGAACGGCGGCTGGATTGTCAGCCAGGGACTGCAGTTTCCCTACAAGCGGCTGTTTATTATCGCTTTGGTTGTGGTTTGCATGGCTGCTGTTTTTTGGCTGCTGTATAAAACAGCAACCGGCCGGCGTATCCGGGCGGTAATGCAGAACCGGAATATGGCGGCCAGCCTGGGGATCAATACCCGGAAGATCGATGCCTATACCTTCGCAATCGGCTCGGGAATGGCCGGCGTCGCCGGCTGCGCTTTAACTTTGATCGGGTCTATCGGTCCGGCGCTGGGGACGGCGTATATTGTGGATACTTTCATGGTGGTTGTTCTCGGCGGCGTCGGAACGCTGTGGGGAATCGTGGCCGGCGGTCTGGTCATTGGGACTTCCAATACGACTTTTGAATTCTTTACTAATACGTCACTGGGAAAAGTCCTGGTGTTTACGCTGGTGATTTTATTCTTGCAATGGAAACCGAAAGGTTTGTTTACGATCAACAGCCGGTCACTGGATGATCAGGTGTAG
- the urtD gene encoding urea ABC transporter ATP-binding protein UrtD, whose amino-acid sequence MENILQIQDLTVNFDGFKAVDHVNTKVEKGEIHFFIGPNGAGKTTLLDAICGRVKPKAGNIIFTGGVDVTQYSEDEIVNIGIGRKFQVPSVFTGLTVHDNMELAAVKNRSLVSSIFHKANKEQEELIDNVLDTIGLYEKKEQNSAALAHGEKQWLEIGMLLAQKPQLMLLDEPVAGMGRQETEKTGELLKKIARDCTMIVVEHDMEFVRDYASRVTVLHEGSVLDEGSMAEVQNNQKVIDVYLGRGGERDA is encoded by the coding sequence ATGGAAAACATTTTGCAGATTCAGGACCTTACGGTAAACTTTGACGGATTCAAAGCGGTTGACCATGTGAATACAAAGGTGGAGAAGGGGGAAATCCATTTTTTCATCGGACCGAACGGCGCGGGGAAAACGACGCTGCTGGATGCCATCTGCGGCCGGGTAAAGCCGAAGGCCGGCAATATTATTTTCACCGGCGGTGTGGATGTGACTCAGTATTCCGAAGATGAAATCGTCAATATCGGCATCGGCAGAAAATTCCAGGTTCCCTCTGTATTTACCGGGTTGACAGTTCATGACAACATGGAACTGGCGGCAGTCAAAAACCGTTCCTTGGTTTCTTCCATTTTTCACAAAGCCAATAAAGAGCAGGAAGAATTGATTGACAATGTACTGGATACCATCGGGCTGTATGAGAAGAAAGAGCAAAATTCAGCCGCTTTGGCCCATGGGGAAAAGCAATGGCTGGAAATCGGGATGCTGCTGGCGCAGAAGCCCCAATTGATGCTGCTGGACGAACCGGTTGCCGGCATGGGAAGACAAGAGACGGAAAAGACCGGCGAACTGCTGAAAAAGATTGCCAGGGACTGTACGATGATTGTGGTCGAGCATGACATGGAATTTGTCAGGGATTATGCCAGCAGAGTAACCGTCCTCCATGAGGGTTCCGTACTGGATGAAGGCAGTATGGCCGAGGTGCAGAACAACCAGAAAGTGATTGATGTTTATCTGGGACGGGGTGGGGAACGGGATGCTTGA
- the ureB gene encoding urease subunit beta, translating to MIPGEIFVKSKEILCNAGEKTIKIAVKNTGDRPIQVGSHFHLFEANQSLDFTREKAFGMRLNIPAGTGVRFQPGECKEVELVELSGNKEVYGLHGMTNGKTTDDELKSKALKKLQESGFKGA from the coding sequence ATGATACCGGGAGAGATTTTTGTCAAGAGTAAAGAAATTTTGTGCAATGCCGGGGAAAAAACGATAAAAATTGCTGTTAAGAATACGGGCGACAGGCCCATTCAGGTTGGTTCCCATTTTCATCTGTTTGAAGCGAACCAGTCGTTGGATTTTACCCGGGAGAAAGCGTTCGGCATGCGGCTGAATATCCCCGCCGGGACAGGCGTAAGATTTCAGCCCGGTGAATGTAAAGAGGTTGAATTAGTTGAGCTGAGCGGCAATAAGGAAGTTTACGGCTTACATGGGATGACGAACGGCAAGACAACCGATGATGAGCTGAAGAGCAAAGCACTGAAAAAATTGCAAGAATCAGGCTTTAAGGGGGCGTGA
- a CDS encoding ATP-binding protein gives MHSEIIVKQSTISALMLGIFFLIAILLGSSIVYMNSSIKDEQIAEQRRTEFKQLGINLANASDYLTDEARKYAVTRDEVHMYKYWEEINETQTRDKVMSRLSELNSPEEEMALLAEAKKNSDALVNTERHSMRLILTAENVPEEEMPSEVASFQLSEEDRQLSAAEKLAKARNVMFDAKYDADKRSIMGPIAQFQTIMNARLEAELEVAREGTTKAAILQTVLAVIIICAVAVLIRVLFTQITSPINHYTERLKVFSFRQEAFSLIPEGSQELHLLATTFNDLYASFQEELVKRRQAEATMRTAKDEAEMANHAKSEFLAHMSHEIRTPLNTIIGYHYLLENTALDGKQAGYVRNLGMAAANLLGIINEILDFSKIEARKMVLEAVNFDLYAMLEELCSIMQVEASRKNLQLGFAIQPAVPRCVKGDMTRLKQVMLNLLSNGMKFTHAGGVQITVELLEKQADRLILGFHVADTGIGIPEGQSEKLFEVFTQGDVSTSRKYGGTGLGLAICQKIVELMEGKFQVESTVGKGSTFSFSAKLSIADGIPVEGPDSGPARLQAVFAPKRVLLVEDNSINRQMTQEILTYLGFTADTAASGFEAVQMAQQRQYDAILMDIRMPEMDGYEAARRIQALKREQIPPIIALSADAVEGVAEKTKAAGMSGYLTKPLNPAKLLAVLKQFVAVEAAAAAAECCDEATQQNTDFDFAKGLDRIGGKQAVYREILQQFISRHREDGSKLKQLIAAGQLAEAQQVLHTIKGIAANIGANSLREASLELGEILKNPARGILPQVQGRFFAVLQATCHAAAAFSAAVGDEPPVQDTAIPAENTQELLRRLLALLDEGDAEAKHFFAAGKPYFAKVMATEEYERLRGKISVYSFDEAARELRRILQGSAGRGKPAKGGAFYV, from the coding sequence ATGCATTCCGAAATCATCGTCAAGCAGTCGACAATCAGCGCCTTGATGCTGGGTATCTTTTTTCTCATCGCCATACTTCTTGGCAGCAGTATTGTTTATATGAATTCCAGTATTAAAGACGAGCAGATCGCCGAGCAGAGAAGAACGGAATTTAAGCAGCTGGGGATCAATTTGGCCAATGCGTCCGATTACCTCACCGATGAGGCGAGAAAATATGCGGTGACCAGAGATGAAGTTCATATGTATAAATACTGGGAAGAAATCAATGAAACCCAAACCCGGGATAAGGTGATGTCAAGATTAAGCGAGCTGAATTCACCGGAGGAGGAAATGGCGCTGCTGGCGGAAGCCAAGAAAAATTCCGATGCCCTGGTCAATACGGAACGCCATTCCATGCGGCTGATATTGACGGCAGAGAATGTCCCGGAAGAGGAAATGCCGTCGGAAGTCGCATCGTTTCAGCTGAGCGAAGAAGATCGGCAGCTTAGCGCCGCTGAAAAACTGGCGAAAGCGCGCAATGTTATGTTCGACGCCAAGTATGATGCGGATAAGCGGAGCATTATGGGGCCGATTGCCCAGTTTCAGACCATTATGAACGCCAGGCTGGAAGCGGAGCTGGAGGTTGCCCGGGAGGGAACGACAAAAGCGGCGATTTTGCAGACGGTGCTGGCAGTGATTATTATTTGCGCCGTTGCTGTGCTGATCCGGGTACTGTTTACGCAGATCACATCGCCAATCAACCATTATACGGAGCGGCTAAAGGTATTTTCTTTCCGGCAGGAAGCTTTCAGTCTGATCCCGGAAGGGTCTCAGGAGCTGCATCTGCTGGCGACGACTTTTAATGATTTGTACGCCTCGTTTCAGGAGGAACTGGTAAAACGGCGACAGGCGGAAGCCACGATGCGGACGGCAAAAGACGAGGCGGAAATGGCCAATCATGCCAAAAGCGAATTTCTGGCTCATATGAGCCACGAGATTCGGACCCCATTAAACACCATTATCGGCTATCATTATTTGCTGGAAAATACAGCCCTGGACGGGAAGCAAGCCGGGTATGTGCGCAACCTGGGTATGGCGGCGGCGAATCTGCTGGGGATTATTAATGAAATTCTTGATTTCTCTAAAATAGAAGCCCGGAAAATGGTTTTGGAAGCAGTCAATTTTGATTTGTACGCTATGCTCGAAGAGCTTTGCAGTATCATGCAGGTGGAAGCATCACGAAAAAATCTGCAGCTCGGTTTTGCGATTCAGCCGGCTGTGCCCCGCTGCGTGAAGGGCGATATGACAAGGCTTAAGCAGGTGATGCTGAACCTGCTTTCCAATGGAATGAAATTCACCCATGCCGGCGGGGTGCAGATTACGGTAGAGCTGCTGGAAAAACAGGCGGATCGGCTGATTCTTGGGTTTCACGTGGCGGATACAGGCATCGGCATACCGGAAGGACAGAGCGAAAAATTGTTTGAGGTGTTCACACAAGGTGATGTTTCCACTTCCCGCAAGTACGGCGGAACCGGACTGGGACTGGCGATCTGCCAAAAGATTGTTGAACTGATGGAAGGAAAATTTCAGGTTGAAAGCACCGTTGGCAAGGGATCGACTTTTAGTTTTTCGGCAAAATTAAGCATTGCCGATGGGATTCCGGTTGAGGGGCCGGACAGCGGGCCGGCTCGGCTGCAGGCAGTTTTTGCCCCCAAAAGGGTGCTGTTGGTAGAAGACAATTCGATCAACCGGCAGATGACGCAAGAGATCCTCACGTATCTTGGTTTTACTGCCGATACGGCAGCCAGTGGGTTTGAAGCGGTACAAATGGCGCAGCAGCGGCAGTATGACGCGATTTTAATGGATATCCGCATGCCGGAGATGGACGGCTATGAAGCGGCCCGCCGTATTCAGGCGCTGAAACGGGAACAGATTCCGCCGATTATTGCTTTGTCGGCCGACGCAGTGGAAGGGGTGGCCGAAAAGACGAAAGCAGCCGGCATGAGCGGGTATCTTACTAAACCGCTGAATCCGGCGAAACTGCTGGCGGTTTTAAAGCAATTTGTTGCCGTTGAGGCTGCGGCTGCAGCGGCGGAATGCTGCGACGAGGCAACGCAGCAAAATACAGATTTTGATTTTGCCAAGGGATTGGACCGGATCGGCGGCAAGCAGGCGGTGTATCGGGAGATCCTTCAGCAGTTTATTTCCCGTCACCGGGAAGACGGCAGTAAACTGAAACAACTGATCGCCGCAGGCCAGCTTGCCGAAGCCCAGCAGGTACTTCATACGATAAAGGGGATTGCCGCCAATATCGGGGCGAATTCTCTGCGGGAGGCGTCGTTGGAATTAGGGGAAATCCTGAAAAATCCTGCCCGGGGAATTTTGCCGCAGGTTCAGGGACGTTTTTTCGCCGTCCTGCAGGCAACCTGTCATGCTGCGGCCGCTTTCAGTGCGGCTGTCGGGGATGAACCACCGGTACAGGATACGGCCATCCCGGCGGAAAATACGCAAGAACTTTTACGGCGGCTGCTGGCATTGCTGGATGAGGGGGATGCCGAGGCAAAGCACTTTTTTGCCGCCGGTAAGCCTTATTTCGCGAAAGTTATGGCGACGGAAGAGTATGAACGGCTGCGGGGAAAAATTTCTGTCTACAGTTTTGATGAAGCAGCCCGGGAACTGCGGCGTATATTGCAAGGCTCTGCCGGGCGCGGGAAGCCGGCGAAGGGAGGTGCATTCTATGTATAA
- the urtC gene encoding urea ABC transporter permease subunit UrtC, with protein MKILDRIQSKEKLVFGVIAILLLLAPLFLSEFRVNLLGKFVAFAILALGLDLIWGYTGILSMGHGVFFGLGAYGMAMYLKLEAAHGKIPDFMSWSGLETLPWFWKPFSSGAFSLTMAILIPTIVAGIIGYLTFKNRIRGVYFSILSQALSIIFVVLFVGQQAYTGGTNGLTDFRTIFGFPLSLDSTQLGLYYASVGLLILAYILCTVLVERRIGKILVAIRDGENRVRFSGYNPTSYKVFVFCLSAALAGIAGAIYVPQVGIISPAEMGIVPSIEMVIWVAIGGKGTLIGAVIGAILVNALKSGISESFPDVWSFFIGFAFVAVVLYMPTGIVGLVKTIAGKITGNSRQCKRGSTGNSNEAA; from the coding sequence TTGAAAATTCTTGACCGGATTCAATCTAAGGAAAAACTGGTTTTTGGCGTTATCGCTATTTTACTGCTGCTGGCCCCCTTATTTTTGTCGGAGTTTCGCGTCAATCTGCTGGGCAAGTTTGTGGCCTTTGCTATTCTGGCCCTTGGTTTGGATTTAATCTGGGGCTATACCGGTATTTTAAGTATGGGACACGGCGTGTTTTTTGGCCTGGGAGCCTACGGCATGGCCATGTATCTGAAGCTGGAAGCCGCCCACGGGAAGATTCCCGACTTTATGTCCTGGAGCGGACTGGAGACGCTGCCCTGGTTTTGGAAACCGTTTTCCAGCGGTGCATTTTCTCTTACCATGGCGATTCTGATCCCTACTATTGTGGCAGGAATTATCGGCTATCTTACTTTTAAAAACCGGATTCGCGGTGTTTATTTTTCTATTTTATCTCAGGCATTATCGATTATCTTCGTGGTACTGTTTGTCGGTCAGCAGGCGTATACCGGCGGCACCAACGGATTGACGGATTTCAGAACCATCTTCGGGTTTCCCTTGTCGCTGGATTCAACCCAGCTGGGACTTTATTATGCATCGGTCGGACTGCTGATTTTGGCGTATATTTTATGTACCGTGTTAGTGGAAAGAAGGATCGGGAAAATTTTGGTGGCGATTCGGGACGGTGAAAACCGGGTACGATTTTCCGGCTACAATCCGACGAGCTACAAAGTATTTGTTTTCTGTTTATCTGCCGCTCTGGCCGGAATTGCCGGTGCTATTTATGTACCCCAGGTGGGGATTATCTCGCCGGCGGAAATGGGTATCGTGCCTTCTATTGAAATGGTGATCTGGGTGGCCATCGGCGGCAAGGGAACATTAATCGGCGCTGTAATCGGCGCTATTCTGGTCAATGCCCTGAAAAGCGGCATCAGCGAAAGCTTTCCCGACGTTTGGTCCTTCTTTATCGGCTTTGCCTTTGTCGCCGTTGTATTGTATATGCCGACGGGCATTGTCGGCCTGGTCAAAACAATTGCCGGAAAAATCACTGGAAATTCAAGACAATGCAAGCGCGGCAGTACGGGGAACAGCAATGAAGCAGCCTAA
- the ureA gene encoding urease subunit gamma, with translation MHLMPKEREKLMLHFAGELAKKRKSRGLKLNYPEAVALISAELMEGARDGLTVEELMKFGTEIVTKNDVLEGVDTMIDEVQVEATFPDGTKLVTVHQPIR, from the coding sequence ATGCATTTAATGCCAAAGGAAAGGGAAAAACTGATGCTGCATTTTGCCGGAGAATTGGCAAAGAAGCGAAAAAGCAGGGGGCTGAAGCTGAATTATCCGGAAGCGGTGGCGCTTATCAGCGCCGAACTGATGGAGGGGGCGAGAGACGGTCTGACAGTAGAGGAACTGATGAAGTTCGGCACTGAAATAGTAACTAAAAATGATGTGCTGGAAGGCGTCGATACGATGATTGACGAGGTTCAAGTCGAAGCGACCTTCCCTGACGGAACCAAATTAGTTACAGTACATCAACCGATACGATAG
- a CDS encoding response regulator, with the protein MYNVLLVDDDKTIRYMLRRFTDWERYGFCLAGEACDGREALKQLSAGSFELVITDIRMPGMNGIEFFQELKIRQINVCLIFLSTYNDFEYAQQGIRLGVFDYMTKPVDDRALGEVLARAKQHLDEAKFLRLKLDEEKKLVEESIALYYPAEREKELVRLLFQGDEAVLAAAEDAVAAITGNSGRDLLKTTMLFEKLTVHIREGMAENFPRISQLENMVSPKEFQHLKTTEEVRAVFLQYIGTLLDVVRKYELHQKDGIVRRTCQYVLNHVEEDVTLEDVATEVHVSKSYIGKLFKQKTGSNFNDYVTKVKMEHAKALLRSGEYKNYEISDKLGYSSPDYFGRLFKQYSGCTPLEFRKQGL; encoded by the coding sequence ATGTATAACGTATTGCTGGTGGACGACGATAAAACCATCCGCTATATGCTGCGGCGGTTCACTGATTGGGAACGGTATGGGTTCTGCCTTGCCGGTGAAGCCTGTGACGGCAGGGAGGCGCTCAAACAACTGTCTGCCGGTTCTTTTGAACTGGTGATTACCGATATCCGGATGCCGGGAATGAATGGCATCGAATTTTTCCAGGAATTGAAAATCAGGCAGATCAATGTCTGTCTGATTTTTCTCAGCACGTACAATGATTTTGAATATGCCCAGCAGGGCATACGCCTCGGTGTGTTTGACTACATGACAAAACCGGTGGATGACAGGGCGTTGGGGGAAGTGCTGGCAAGAGCGAAACAGCATTTGGATGAAGCAAAGTTTCTCCGGCTGAAGCTTGATGAAGAAAAGAAGCTGGTGGAGGAAAGTATAGCCTTGTATTATCCGGCTGAACGGGAAAAAGAACTGGTGCGGCTGTTATTTCAGGGCGATGAAGCGGTGCTGGCCGCAGCGGAAGATGCCGTCGCCGCAATAACGGGGAATTCAGGCCGGGATCTGCTGAAAACAACGATGCTGTTTGAAAAGCTGACGGTTCACATCCGGGAGGGAATGGCGGAAAATTTTCCCCGGATTTCCCAGCTGGAAAATATGGTTTCGCCCAAAGAATTTCAGCATCTGAAAACGACAGAGGAAGTGCGGGCAGTGTTTTTGCAGTATATCGGCACTCTGCTGGACGTCGTGCGAAAATATGAATTACATCAGAAGGACGGTATTGTCAGAAGAACCTGTCAATATGTGCTGAACCATGTGGAGGAAGATGTTACGCTGGAAGATGTCGCCACGGAAGTTCATGTAAGCAAAAGCTATATCGGCAAGCTTTTCAAGCAGAAAACAGGTTCCAATTTCAATGATTATGTGACGAAAGTCAAAATGGAGCATGCCAAGGCGCTGCTGCGCAGCGGTGAGTATAAAAATTATGAAATCAGCGATAAGCTGGGCTACAGCAGTCCCGATTATTTTGGCCGCTTGTTTAAGCAATACAGCGGCTGCACGCCGCTGGAGTTTCGCAAGCAAGGGTTATAG
- the urtA gene encoding urea ABC transporter substrate-binding protein: MFGTQRAADSYQRDMILAKSYPDKIVVKGGNLMGNGIFKKIKGSIAGVILATFLLSTMLTGCSSSKQAAQNPAAGGDTIKVGVLHSLSGTMAISEVSVRDAELMAIEEINASGGVLGKKLEPVIEDGASNPATFAEKAKKLLQKDKVATIFGCWTSASRKAVLPVVEDNKGLLWYPVQYEGMEASPNIFYTGAAPNQQIVPAVEWLLQNKGKKFFLIGSDYVFPRTANKIIKAQLQAMGGELIAEEYTPMGHTDYTTIINKIKASKPDVVFNTLNGDSNVAFFKQLKDAGITSKDLTTLSVSIAEEEVRGIGADNMKGHLVSWNYYQTTDTPENKEFVKKYKGKYGADRVTDDPIEAAYDAVYLWAAAVNKAGSTDVDKVKEAAKGLEFKAPEGLVKIEGENQHLWKPVRIGEVTEDGLIKEVWSTVKTIKPDPFLKAYEWAKSLSNS, from the coding sequence TTGTTTGGTACGCAGCGCGCTGCCGACAGCTATCAGCGGGATATGATTTTGGCCAAATCTTATCCAGACAAAATTGTGGTGAAAGGTGGCAATCTTATGGGAAATGGCATTTTTAAAAAAATTAAAGGCAGTATTGCAGGCGTCATCCTGGCAACCTTTCTGTTGTCAACAATGTTGACGGGCTGCTCGTCCTCCAAGCAGGCGGCTCAGAATCCGGCAGCCGGAGGAGATACGATTAAAGTCGGCGTTCTCCATTCCCTCAGCGGCACGATGGCAATCAGCGAGGTGTCGGTAAGAGATGCGGAATTGATGGCAATCGAAGAAATCAATGCCTCCGGCGGTGTGCTGGGCAAGAAACTGGAACCGGTGATTGAGGATGGCGCGTCCAATCCGGCCACCTTTGCCGAAAAAGCCAAAAAATTATTGCAGAAAGACAAAGTGGCTACTATTTTTGGCTGCTGGACTTCCGCCAGCCGGAAAGCTGTTCTGCCGGTAGTGGAAGATAATAAGGGACTGCTATGGTATCCTGTGCAATATGAAGGCATGGAAGCATCGCCCAACATTTTTTATACAGGCGCTGCGCCCAATCAGCAGATTGTTCCGGCGGTAGAATGGCTGCTGCAGAATAAAGGCAAAAAGTTTTTCTTAATTGGCTCTGATTATGTATTCCCGCGAACCGCCAATAAGATTATCAAGGCTCAGCTGCAGGCTATGGGCGGCGAACTGATTGCCGAAGAATATACTCCGATGGGGCATACCGACTACACCACGATCATTAATAAAATCAAAGCCTCCAAGCCGGATGTGGTATTCAATACCTTGAACGGCGACAGCAATGTGGCATTCTTCAAACAGCTGAAAGATGCCGGAATTACCTCTAAAGATCTTACTACGCTTTCGGTGAGCATTGCGGAAGAAGAGGTTCGCGGCATTGGCGCGGACAACATGAAAGGACATCTGGTATCCTGGAACTACTATCAAACAACCGACACACCGGAAAACAAGGAATTTGTTAAGAAATACAAGGGAAAATACGGTGCGGACCGGGTAACCGATGATCCGATCGAAGCTGCTTACGATGCCGTTTATCTGTGGGCGGCAGCAGTTAACAAAGCCGGTTCCACCGATGTTGACAAAGTGAAGGAAGCGGCTAAGGGATTAGAATTCAAAGCGCCTGAGGGACTCGTAAAAATTGAGGGCGAGAACCAGCATTTATGGAAGCCGGTACGGATCGGCGAAGTTACGGAAGACGGGCTGATTAAGGAAGTCTGGAGTACCGTTAAAACCATTAAACCGGATCCCTTCCTGAAAGCCTACGAATGGGCTAAATCACTCAGCAATTCATAA
- the urtE gene encoding urea ABC transporter ATP-binding subunit UrtE, with the protein MLDVNNLNAYYGESIILNQISVTVPDGQVVCLLGRNGVGKTTFLKSVMGLVKTPAGSIRFNGREMIHQPAFRRARQGIGYVPQGRDIFPQLTVEENLMLGLEVAGGHGSIGQKVYDLFPVLKTMLQRKGGDLSGGQQQQLAIARALVSNPKLLILDEPTEGIQPSVIQDIGNVIKRLKREGNITILIVEQYLEFVMDVADYYYVMDKGRIVLAGETKELDQDEIQKKIAI; encoded by the coding sequence ATGCTTGATGTAAACAATCTTAACGCTTATTACGGCGAAAGCATTATTTTAAATCAGATCAGCGTAACGGTGCCTGACGGTCAGGTGGTATGTCTGCTGGGCCGCAACGGGGTAGGCAAAACGACATTTCTAAAAAGCGTCATGGGGCTGGTGAAAACGCCGGCCGGCAGCATCCGGTTCAACGGCCGGGAGATGATTCATCAGCCTGCGTTTCGGCGAGCCCGGCAAGGGATCGGCTATGTGCCCCAGGGACGGGATATTTTTCCCCAGCTGACGGTGGAAGAAAATCTTATGCTGGGGCTGGAAGTAGCCGGCGGTCATGGCAGTATCGGCCAGAAGGTGTATGATTTGTTTCCCGTTCTTAAGACGATGCTGCAGCGGAAAGGCGGTGATTTGAGCGGCGGGCAGCAGCAGCAACTGGCGATTGCCCGGGCACTGGTCTCCAATCCTAAGCTGTTGATTCTTGACGAACCGACGGAAGGGATCCAGCCTTCGGTCATCCAGGATATCGGCAATGTCATTAAACGGCTGAAACGGGAAGGCAATATTACCATTTTAATCGTGGAGCAGTATCTGGAATTTGTGATGGATGTCGCCGATTATTATTATGTGATGGATAAGGGACGCATCGTTCTGGCAGGGGAAACAAAAGAACTGGATCAGGACGAGATTCAAAAGAAAATAGCGATTTGA